CCGCGCGTCAGAGCATGGTCGTGGACTTCGTGCCGCGCGGCGACGTGCCCAACGCGGTGGCGCTGAACAGCCTGTCCTTCAACGTCTCGCGCACCATCGGGCAGGCGCTCTTCGGGGTGGTCGCGGCGCTCGGGGTGGCCCTGCTGGCGGGCGGCAACGAGAACAACATCGCCCGCCTGGCCCTGCCCTTTTACCTGAATGTCGTGTCGTTCTTCGTCGTGCTGTTCGTGATCGCCACGTTGCCCTTTCCGCTGCGCGAACACGCGGCGCGCGGCAGCATGCTGGATGACATCCGCGAGGGCCTGCGCTACGTGAGGGGCAATCCCGCCGTGCGGAACGTGATGCTGCTGGTCGGTGCGCTGAGCCTCACAGTGATCAACTTCAACATCATCATTCCGTACTACGCCCGGGTGGTGTTCGGCGCACGGGAGGCGACCTTCGGCGTGCTCTCGGCGGCCTTCGGCGTGGGCGCGATGGCGGGGGCGCTGTGGCAGGCCAGCAAGCCCAACCCGGTGCGGAACCTGCGGATCGGGGCGCTCCTGCTGCTGGCCAGCACCGCGCTGCTCGCCTTCACGCCGGGGCCGGTGCTGGGGACGCCGGTCCTGGCGGCCTGCGGGTTCGGGATGCTGTCCCTACTGGTCAGCGCCAACAGCACCGTGCAGCTCAGCATCCCCGACCAGCTTCGCGGGCGCGTGATGAGCCTGTATTCCTTCGTGCTGGTCGGTATGGGACCGCCCGGCGCCCTGATCGCCAGCAACCTGATCAGCAAGCAGGGCCCGCTGGGACCGCGCTGGG
The window above is part of the Deinococcus metallilatus genome. Proteins encoded here:
- a CDS encoding MFS transporter, giving the protein MLARASAWRMQTFRALRHPSYRRYWFSQLLSLVGSWMQTTAQQYLVLELSGGSSAALGYVTVTQFLPSLLLSLFAGAVVDRVPRRRVLLATQTTLMLTAAALAVTTHLGVVSLPLVMVLAFISGTANAFDMPARQSMVVDFVPRGDVPNAVALNSLSFNVSRTIGQALFGVVAALGVALLAGGNENNIARLALPFYLNVVSFFVVLFVIATLPFPLREHAARGSMLDDIREGLRYVRGNPAVRNVMLLVGALSLTVINFNIIIPYYARVVFGAREATFGVLSAAFGVGAMAGALWQASKPNPVRNLRIGALLLLASTALLAFTPGPVLGTPVLAACGFGMLSLLVSANSTVQLSIPDQLRGRVMSLYSFVLVGMGPPGALIASNLISKQGPLGPRWGLVALTLLGALSLLLLWTRLPRRLTPPAAQSVPAD